One region of Eulemur rufifrons isolate Redbay chromosome 1, OSU_ERuf_1, whole genome shotgun sequence genomic DNA includes:
- the ITPRID2 gene encoding protein ITPRID2 isoform X2, producing MDRPPSAEAEEELEWQVASRRRKAWAKCRSSWQASETEDLSTEATTQDEDEDDEEDLPGAKLPAAAGRGNVPNEKIAIWLKDCRTPLGASLDEQSSSTLKGVLVRNGGSFEDDLSLGAEANHLHESDAQIENCNILAKERRLQFHQKGRSMNSTGSGKSSGTVSSVSELLELYEEDPEEILYNLGFGRDEPDIASKIPSRFFNSSSFARGIDIKVFLSAQMQRMEVENPNYALTSRFRQIEVLTTVANAFSSLYSQVSGTPLQRIGSVSSVTSNKETDSPPPLTRSNTANRLMKTLSKLNLCVDKTEKGEGSSPSPTVEKGKILNVSVIEESGNKNDQKSQKIVKKKDSSSMLATVKEEVSGSSAAVMENVDIDRLSDEANSNFNQETASEQSKETQSQSKLGEESVIIESDLGNDFNISSHSELENSNELKNVHMSTPEKEPCAPPTIAYIKNMTTQQKDSFEMEEVQSTEGEVPHVPATHQLGLTKSKRDHLLRTASQHSDSSGFAEDSTDCLSLNHLQVHESLQAMGSSADSCDSETTVTSFGEDLVTPTAEDQHCFSESVEESLIPLQKGREKTATVADKSKSDSQDFPPREAVENTGNKQSTCSPEDPVTEITEMKEDLSPAQTVELLREGSAESDGDKSSECEFTQYTTHHILKSLASIEAKCIDTSSENATGPPSSVDRVNTALQRAQMKVCSLSNQRIGRSLIKSKDLLKQRYLLAKAGYPLRRSQSLPTTLLSPVRVVSSVNVRLSPGKETRCSPPSFTYKYTPEEEQELEKGMMEHDSQSLVKSTIFISPSSVKKEAASQSEVTQLEECHHRRTPTCSQFVPAPVSQSTCSLHSVPSEWQERPLCEHTRTLSTHSVPNISGATCSAFASPFGCPYSHRHAVYPYRVCSVNPPSTIEMQLRRVLHDIRNSLQNLSQYPMMRGPDLAAAPYSAQKSSVLPLYENTFQELQVMRRNLNLFRTQMMDLELAMLRQQTMVYHHMTEEERFEVDQLQGLRNSVRMELQELELQLEERLLGLEEQLRAVCVPSPFRSCALTGMCGSRSADNLSCPSPLNVMEPVTELMQEQSYLKSELGLGLGEMGFEVPPGESSESVFSQATSESSSVCSGPSHANRRIGVPSSASVNKPKTQSVARKKVFRASVALTPTAPSRTGSVQTPPDLESPEEVEAAEEIPEVTGPKSEVEEGHGKLPVMPAAEEMHKSVEQDELQQVIREIKESIVGEIRREIVSGLLAAVSSSKASNSKQDNH from the exons ATGGACCGGCCCCCGTCGGCGGAGGCGGAGGAGGAACTGGAGTGGCAAGTGGCGAGTCGCAGGAGGAAGGCCTGGGCCAAGTGCCGCAGCTCCTGGCAAGCGTCGGAGACGGAGGATCTGTCCACAGAAGCGACGACGCAAGACGAGGACGAGGACGACGAGGAGGACCTCCCCGGCGCGAAGCTGCCGGCGGCCGCGGGGAGAG GAAACGTGCCCAACGAGAAGATCGCCATATGGCTCAAGGACTGCCG TACACCTTTGGGAGCCTCACTGGATGAGCAAAGCAGTAGTACACTCAAGG gTGTGCTTGTGAGAAATGGAGGAAGTTTTGAAGATGATTTGTCATTGGGAGCTGAAG CCAACCACCTCCATGAAAGTGATGCTCAAATTGAAAACTG TAATATCTTGGCCAAAGAGAGAAGACTACAGTTTCATCAGAAAGGGAGAAGTATGAATTCCACTGGATCTGGGAAGAGTAGTGGGACAGTCTCAAG tgttTCAGAGCTGTTAGAACTTTATGAGGAAGATCCTGAAGAAATTCTTTATAATCTTGGATTTGGACGCGATGAACCAGATATTGCTTCTAAAATTCCTTCCAGATTTTTTAATTCATCATCATTTGCCAGAGGGATAGATATTAAAGTATTTCTGAGTGCTCAAATGCAACGGATGGAAGTAGAAAACCCAAATTATGCCTTAACAA gcCGTTTTCGTCAAATTGAAGTGCTTACTACTGTGGCCAATgcgttttcttctttatactccCAAGTCTCTGGGACTCCCCTGCAGAGAATTGGAAGTGTGTCCTCAGTGACCTCTAACAAGGAGACAGACTCACCTCCACCTTTAACTCGAAGCAACACTGCAAATCGTTTAATGAAAACACTATCAAAACTAAATTTGTGTGTTGATAaaacagagaaaggagagggtAGTAGTCCTTCCCCAACAGTTGAAAAAGGAAAGATTCTAAATGTTTCAGTGATTGAAGAAAGTGgcaataaaaatgatcaaaagtCTCAAAAAATTGTGAAGAAGAAAGATTCATCTTCTATGTTGGCTACAGTTAAAGAAGAAGTCTCAGGTAGTTCAGCAGCTGTTATGGAGAATGTTGATATCGATAGACTTTCTGATGAAGCAAATAGTAATTTTAACCAAGAAACTGCAAGTGAACAAAGTAAAGAAACTCAAAGTCAGAGTAAACTGGGTGAGGAATCTGTAATTATAGAATCTGATTTAGGTAATGATTTCAACATTTCCAGCCACAGTGAGCTGGAAAATAGCAATGAACTGAAAAACGTCCACATGTCCACACCTGAGAAAGAGCCATGTGCGCCGCCGACAATTGCATACATAAAAAACATGACAACTCAGCAGAAGGACTCCTTCGAGATGGAAGAG GTTCAAAGTACAGAGGGAGAAGTGCCGCATGTTCCAGCCACTCACCAGCTAGGTCTTACCAAGTCAAAAAGAG ATCATCTATTACGTACTGCAAGTCAGCATTCTGATAGCAGTGGTTTTGCTGAAGATTCAACAGATTGCCTATCCCTTAATCATCTTCAG GTTCACGAGTCCTTGCAAGCCATGGGGAGTAGTGCTGATAGTTGTGACAGTGAGACAACAGTCACATCATTTGGTGAAGACCTTGTCACACCAACAGCAGAAGACCAGCACTGTTTTAGTGAATCAGTGGAGGAGTCTCTCATCCCCCttcagaagggaagagagaagacagCAACAGTTGCTGACAAAAGCAAGTCAGATAGCCAGGATTTCCCTCCACGCGAGGCTGTTGAGAATACGGGAAATAAACAGTCCACCTGTAGTCCAGAGGATCCTGTTACTGAAATTACTGAAATGAAAGAGGATTTGTCTCCAGCACAGACGGTAGAGCTACTGAGGGAAGGAAGTGCTGAAAGTGATGGGGATAAAAGCAGTGAATGTGAATTTACTCAATATACCACACATCATATTCTGAAATCTTTGGCGTCTATTGAAGCTAAATGTATTGATACGAGCTCTGAAAATGCAACTGGGCCTCCCTCTTCTGTGGACAGAGTTAATACAGCTTTGCAAAGAGCTCAAATGAAGGTTTGCAGTCTGTCTAATCAAAGAATAGGGCGTAGCCTGATAAAATCGAAAGATCTGTTAAAACAAAGGTACTTACTTGCAAAAGCTGGCTATCCTCTAAGAAGGTCTCAGTCTCTACCAACCACCTTGCTGAGCCCAGTAAGGGTTGTGTCCTCTGTCAATGTTAGGTTATCTCCAGGAAAAGAAACCAGATGCAGCCCACCTTCCTTCACCTATAAGTACACACCCGAAGAGGAACAGGAATTAGAAAAGGGGATGATGGAGCATGACAGTCAATCTTTAGTTAAATCCACCATTTTCATCTCTCCATCATCTGTGAAGAAAGAAGCAGCGTCCCAGAGTGAGGTGACCCAGTTGGAGGAATGCCATCACAGAAGGACTCCTACCTGTTCACAGTTCGTTCCAGCTCCCGTATCTCAGTCCACCTGCTCCCTTCACTCCGTCCCCTCTGAGTGGCAGGAAAGGCCCTTGTGTGAGCACACAAGAACTCTGAGCACTCACAGTGTTCCCAACATATCAGGGGCCACCTGCAGTGCCTTTGCATCCCCTTTTGGGTGTCCTTACTCACATAGACATGCTGTCTACCCTTACCGAGTGTGCTCTGTGAATCCTCCTTCCACCATAGAAATGCAGTTGCGAAGAGTATTGCATGATATTAGAAACTCACTGCAGAATCTTTCACAG TACCCTATGATGAGAGGACCTGATCTTGCTGCTGCTCCATACAGTGCTCAGAAATCATCTGTTCTACCTCTTTATGAA AATACTTTTCAGGAGCTCCAGGTAATGAGGCGGAACCTGAACTTGTTTAGAACACAAATGATGGATTTAGAGTTGGCAATGCTGCGTCAGCAGACCATGGTTTATCATCATATGACTGAGGAAGAAAG ATTTGAAGTGGATCAGCTCCAGGGTTTGAGAAATTCGGTGCGCATGGAACTTCAGGAGCTGGAGCTGCAGCTGGAGGAGCGCCTGCTGGGCCTGGAGGAGCAGCTGCGTGCCGTGTGTGTGCCTTCGCCCTTCCGCTCCTGCGCGCTCACG GGAATGTGTGGCAGTAGGAGCGCTGATAACTTGTCATGCCCTTCTCCATTGAATGTAATGGAACCA GTCACTGAACTGATGCAGGAGCAGTCATACCTGAAGTCTGAATTAGGCCTGGGACTTGGAGAAATGGGATTTGAGGTTCCTCCTGGAGAAAGCTCAGAATCTGTTTTTTCCCAAGCGACATCAGAGTCGTCTTCTGTATGTTCTGGCCCCTCTCATGCTAACAGAAGAATTGGAGTGCCTTCTAGTGCCTCAGTGAACAAACCGAAAACCCAGTCAGTGGCAAGGAAGAAAGTATTCCGAGCATCGGTGGCCCTAACGCCAACTGCCCCTTCTAGAACAGGCTCTGTGCAGACACCTCCAGATTTGGAAAGTCCTGAGGAAGTTGAAGCAGCTGAAGAAATCCCAGAAGTCACAGGACCTAAATCTGAAGTGGAAGAAGGACATGGAAAACTCCCAGTAATGCCAGCTGCTGAGGAAATGCATAAAAGTGTAGAGCAAGATGAGTTGCAGCAAGTTATTCGGGAG
- the ITPRID2 gene encoding protein ITPRID2 isoform X4 has product MDRPPSAEAEEELEWQVASRRRKAWAKCRSSWQASETEDLSTEATTQDEDEDDEEDLPGAKLPAAAGRGNVPNEKIAIWLKDCRTPLGASLDEQSSSTLKGVLVRNGGSFEDDLSLGAEANHLHESDAQIENCSNILAKERRLQFHQKGRSMNSTGSGKSSGTVSSVSELLELYEEDPEEILYNLGFGRDEPDIASKIPSRFFNSSSFARGIDIKVFLSAQMQRMEVENPNYALTSRFRQIEVLTTVANAFSSLYSQVSGTPLQRIGSVSSVTSNKETDSPPPLTRSNTANRLMKTLSKLNLCVDKTEKGEGSSPSPTVEKGKILNVSVIEESGNKNDQKSQKIVKKKDSSSMLATVKEEVSGSSAAVMENVDIDRLSDEANSNFNQETASEQSKETQSQSKLGEESVIIESDLGNDFNISSHSELENSNELKNVHMSTPEKEPCAPPTIAYIKNMTTQQKDSFEMEEVQSTEGEVPHVPATHQLGLTKSKRDHLLRTASQHSDSSGFAEDSTDCLSLNHLQVHESLQAMGSSADSCDSETTVTSFGEDLVTPTAEDQHCFSESVEESLIPLQKGREKTATVADKSKSDSQDFPPREAVENTGNKQSTCSPEDPVTEITEMKEDLSPAQTVELLREGSAESDGDKSSECEFTQYTTHHILKSLASIEAKCIDTSSENATGPPSSVDRVNTALQRAQMKVCSLSNQRIGRSLIKSKDLLKQRYLLAKAGYPLRRSQSLPTTLLSPVRVVSSVNVRLSPGKETRCSPPSFTYKYTPEEEQELEKGMMEHDSQSLVKSTIFISPSSVKKEAASQSEVTQLEECHHRRTPTCSQFVPAPVSQSTCSLHSVPSEWQERPLCEHTRTLSTHSVPNISGATCSAFASPFGCPYSHRHAVYPYRVCSVNPPSTIEMQLRRVLHDIRNSLQNLSQYPMMRGPDLAAAPYSAQKSSVLPLYEELQVMRRNLNLFRTQMMDLELAMLRQQTMVYHHMTEEERFEVDQLQGLRNSVRMELQELELQLEERLLGLEEQLRAVCVPSPFRSCALTGMCGSRSADNLSCPSPLNVMEPVTELMQEQSYLKSELGLGLGEMGFEVPPGESSESVFSQATSESSSVCSGPSHANRRIGVPSSASVNKPKTQSVARKKVFRASVALTPTAPSRTGSVQTPPDLESPEEVEAAEEIPEVTGPKSEVEEGHGKLPVMPAAEEMHKSVEQDELQQVIREIKESIVGEIRREIVSGLLAAVSSSKASNSKQDNH; this is encoded by the exons ATGGACCGGCCCCCGTCGGCGGAGGCGGAGGAGGAACTGGAGTGGCAAGTGGCGAGTCGCAGGAGGAAGGCCTGGGCCAAGTGCCGCAGCTCCTGGCAAGCGTCGGAGACGGAGGATCTGTCCACAGAAGCGACGACGCAAGACGAGGACGAGGACGACGAGGAGGACCTCCCCGGCGCGAAGCTGCCGGCGGCCGCGGGGAGAG GAAACGTGCCCAACGAGAAGATCGCCATATGGCTCAAGGACTGCCG TACACCTTTGGGAGCCTCACTGGATGAGCAAAGCAGTAGTACACTCAAGG gTGTGCTTGTGAGAAATGGAGGAAGTTTTGAAGATGATTTGTCATTGGGAGCTGAAG CCAACCACCTCCATGAAAGTGATGCTCAAATTGAAAACTG CAGTAATATCTTGGCCAAAGAGAGAAGACTACAGTTTCATCAGAAAGGGAGAAGTATGAATTCCACTGGATCTGGGAAGAGTAGTGGGACAGTCTCAAG tgttTCAGAGCTGTTAGAACTTTATGAGGAAGATCCTGAAGAAATTCTTTATAATCTTGGATTTGGACGCGATGAACCAGATATTGCTTCTAAAATTCCTTCCAGATTTTTTAATTCATCATCATTTGCCAGAGGGATAGATATTAAAGTATTTCTGAGTGCTCAAATGCAACGGATGGAAGTAGAAAACCCAAATTATGCCTTAACAA gcCGTTTTCGTCAAATTGAAGTGCTTACTACTGTGGCCAATgcgttttcttctttatactccCAAGTCTCTGGGACTCCCCTGCAGAGAATTGGAAGTGTGTCCTCAGTGACCTCTAACAAGGAGACAGACTCACCTCCACCTTTAACTCGAAGCAACACTGCAAATCGTTTAATGAAAACACTATCAAAACTAAATTTGTGTGTTGATAaaacagagaaaggagagggtAGTAGTCCTTCCCCAACAGTTGAAAAAGGAAAGATTCTAAATGTTTCAGTGATTGAAGAAAGTGgcaataaaaatgatcaaaagtCTCAAAAAATTGTGAAGAAGAAAGATTCATCTTCTATGTTGGCTACAGTTAAAGAAGAAGTCTCAGGTAGTTCAGCAGCTGTTATGGAGAATGTTGATATCGATAGACTTTCTGATGAAGCAAATAGTAATTTTAACCAAGAAACTGCAAGTGAACAAAGTAAAGAAACTCAAAGTCAGAGTAAACTGGGTGAGGAATCTGTAATTATAGAATCTGATTTAGGTAATGATTTCAACATTTCCAGCCACAGTGAGCTGGAAAATAGCAATGAACTGAAAAACGTCCACATGTCCACACCTGAGAAAGAGCCATGTGCGCCGCCGACAATTGCATACATAAAAAACATGACAACTCAGCAGAAGGACTCCTTCGAGATGGAAGAG GTTCAAAGTACAGAGGGAGAAGTGCCGCATGTTCCAGCCACTCACCAGCTAGGTCTTACCAAGTCAAAAAGAG ATCATCTATTACGTACTGCAAGTCAGCATTCTGATAGCAGTGGTTTTGCTGAAGATTCAACAGATTGCCTATCCCTTAATCATCTTCAG GTTCACGAGTCCTTGCAAGCCATGGGGAGTAGTGCTGATAGTTGTGACAGTGAGACAACAGTCACATCATTTGGTGAAGACCTTGTCACACCAACAGCAGAAGACCAGCACTGTTTTAGTGAATCAGTGGAGGAGTCTCTCATCCCCCttcagaagggaagagagaagacagCAACAGTTGCTGACAAAAGCAAGTCAGATAGCCAGGATTTCCCTCCACGCGAGGCTGTTGAGAATACGGGAAATAAACAGTCCACCTGTAGTCCAGAGGATCCTGTTACTGAAATTACTGAAATGAAAGAGGATTTGTCTCCAGCACAGACGGTAGAGCTACTGAGGGAAGGAAGTGCTGAAAGTGATGGGGATAAAAGCAGTGAATGTGAATTTACTCAATATACCACACATCATATTCTGAAATCTTTGGCGTCTATTGAAGCTAAATGTATTGATACGAGCTCTGAAAATGCAACTGGGCCTCCCTCTTCTGTGGACAGAGTTAATACAGCTTTGCAAAGAGCTCAAATGAAGGTTTGCAGTCTGTCTAATCAAAGAATAGGGCGTAGCCTGATAAAATCGAAAGATCTGTTAAAACAAAGGTACTTACTTGCAAAAGCTGGCTATCCTCTAAGAAGGTCTCAGTCTCTACCAACCACCTTGCTGAGCCCAGTAAGGGTTGTGTCCTCTGTCAATGTTAGGTTATCTCCAGGAAAAGAAACCAGATGCAGCCCACCTTCCTTCACCTATAAGTACACACCCGAAGAGGAACAGGAATTAGAAAAGGGGATGATGGAGCATGACAGTCAATCTTTAGTTAAATCCACCATTTTCATCTCTCCATCATCTGTGAAGAAAGAAGCAGCGTCCCAGAGTGAGGTGACCCAGTTGGAGGAATGCCATCACAGAAGGACTCCTACCTGTTCACAGTTCGTTCCAGCTCCCGTATCTCAGTCCACCTGCTCCCTTCACTCCGTCCCCTCTGAGTGGCAGGAAAGGCCCTTGTGTGAGCACACAAGAACTCTGAGCACTCACAGTGTTCCCAACATATCAGGGGCCACCTGCAGTGCCTTTGCATCCCCTTTTGGGTGTCCTTACTCACATAGACATGCTGTCTACCCTTACCGAGTGTGCTCTGTGAATCCTCCTTCCACCATAGAAATGCAGTTGCGAAGAGTATTGCATGATATTAGAAACTCACTGCAGAATCTTTCACAG TACCCTATGATGAGAGGACCTGATCTTGCTGCTGCTCCATACAGTGCTCAGAAATCATCTGTTCTACCTCTTTATGAA GAGCTCCAGGTAATGAGGCGGAACCTGAACTTGTTTAGAACACAAATGATGGATTTAGAGTTGGCAATGCTGCGTCAGCAGACCATGGTTTATCATCATATGACTGAGGAAGAAAG ATTTGAAGTGGATCAGCTCCAGGGTTTGAGAAATTCGGTGCGCATGGAACTTCAGGAGCTGGAGCTGCAGCTGGAGGAGCGCCTGCTGGGCCTGGAGGAGCAGCTGCGTGCCGTGTGTGTGCCTTCGCCCTTCCGCTCCTGCGCGCTCACG GGAATGTGTGGCAGTAGGAGCGCTGATAACTTGTCATGCCCTTCTCCATTGAATGTAATGGAACCA GTCACTGAACTGATGCAGGAGCAGTCATACCTGAAGTCTGAATTAGGCCTGGGACTTGGAGAAATGGGATTTGAGGTTCCTCCTGGAGAAAGCTCAGAATCTGTTTTTTCCCAAGCGACATCAGAGTCGTCTTCTGTATGTTCTGGCCCCTCTCATGCTAACAGAAGAATTGGAGTGCCTTCTAGTGCCTCAGTGAACAAACCGAAAACCCAGTCAGTGGCAAGGAAGAAAGTATTCCGAGCATCGGTGGCCCTAACGCCAACTGCCCCTTCTAGAACAGGCTCTGTGCAGACACCTCCAGATTTGGAAAGTCCTGAGGAAGTTGAAGCAGCTGAAGAAATCCCAGAAGTCACAGGACCTAAATCTGAAGTGGAAGAAGGACATGGAAAACTCCCAGTAATGCCAGCTGCTGAGGAAATGCATAAAAGTGTAGAGCAAGATGAGTTGCAGCAAGTTATTCGGGAG
- the ITPRID2 gene encoding protein ITPRID2 isoform X1, translating to MDRPPSAEAEEELEWQVASRRRKAWAKCRSSWQASETEDLSTEATTQDEDEDDEEDLPGAKLPAAAGRGNVPNEKIAIWLKDCRTPLGASLDEQSSSTLKGVLVRNGGSFEDDLSLGAEANHLHESDAQIENCSNILAKERRLQFHQKGRSMNSTGSGKSSGTVSSVSELLELYEEDPEEILYNLGFGRDEPDIASKIPSRFFNSSSFARGIDIKVFLSAQMQRMEVENPNYALTSRFRQIEVLTTVANAFSSLYSQVSGTPLQRIGSVSSVTSNKETDSPPPLTRSNTANRLMKTLSKLNLCVDKTEKGEGSSPSPTVEKGKILNVSVIEESGNKNDQKSQKIVKKKDSSSMLATVKEEVSGSSAAVMENVDIDRLSDEANSNFNQETASEQSKETQSQSKLGEESVIIESDLGNDFNISSHSELENSNELKNVHMSTPEKEPCAPPTIAYIKNMTTQQKDSFEMEEVQSTEGEVPHVPATHQLGLTKSKRDHLLRTASQHSDSSGFAEDSTDCLSLNHLQVHESLQAMGSSADSCDSETTVTSFGEDLVTPTAEDQHCFSESVEESLIPLQKGREKTATVADKSKSDSQDFPPREAVENTGNKQSTCSPEDPVTEITEMKEDLSPAQTVELLREGSAESDGDKSSECEFTQYTTHHILKSLASIEAKCIDTSSENATGPPSSVDRVNTALQRAQMKVCSLSNQRIGRSLIKSKDLLKQRYLLAKAGYPLRRSQSLPTTLLSPVRVVSSVNVRLSPGKETRCSPPSFTYKYTPEEEQELEKGMMEHDSQSLVKSTIFISPSSVKKEAASQSEVTQLEECHHRRTPTCSQFVPAPVSQSTCSLHSVPSEWQERPLCEHTRTLSTHSVPNISGATCSAFASPFGCPYSHRHAVYPYRVCSVNPPSTIEMQLRRVLHDIRNSLQNLSQYPMMRGPDLAAAPYSAQKSSVLPLYENTFQELQVMRRNLNLFRTQMMDLELAMLRQQTMVYHHMTEEERFEVDQLQGLRNSVRMELQELELQLEERLLGLEEQLRAVCVPSPFRSCALTGMCGSRSADNLSCPSPLNVMEPVTELMQEQSYLKSELGLGLGEMGFEVPPGESSESVFSQATSESSSVCSGPSHANRRIGVPSSASVNKPKTQSVARKKVFRASVALTPTAPSRTGSVQTPPDLESPEEVEAAEEIPEVTGPKSEVEEGHGKLPVMPAAEEMHKSVEQDELQQVIREIKESIVGEIRREIVSGLLAAVSSSKASNSKQDNH from the exons ATGGACCGGCCCCCGTCGGCGGAGGCGGAGGAGGAACTGGAGTGGCAAGTGGCGAGTCGCAGGAGGAAGGCCTGGGCCAAGTGCCGCAGCTCCTGGCAAGCGTCGGAGACGGAGGATCTGTCCACAGAAGCGACGACGCAAGACGAGGACGAGGACGACGAGGAGGACCTCCCCGGCGCGAAGCTGCCGGCGGCCGCGGGGAGAG GAAACGTGCCCAACGAGAAGATCGCCATATGGCTCAAGGACTGCCG TACACCTTTGGGAGCCTCACTGGATGAGCAAAGCAGTAGTACACTCAAGG gTGTGCTTGTGAGAAATGGAGGAAGTTTTGAAGATGATTTGTCATTGGGAGCTGAAG CCAACCACCTCCATGAAAGTGATGCTCAAATTGAAAACTG CAGTAATATCTTGGCCAAAGAGAGAAGACTACAGTTTCATCAGAAAGGGAGAAGTATGAATTCCACTGGATCTGGGAAGAGTAGTGGGACAGTCTCAAG tgttTCAGAGCTGTTAGAACTTTATGAGGAAGATCCTGAAGAAATTCTTTATAATCTTGGATTTGGACGCGATGAACCAGATATTGCTTCTAAAATTCCTTCCAGATTTTTTAATTCATCATCATTTGCCAGAGGGATAGATATTAAAGTATTTCTGAGTGCTCAAATGCAACGGATGGAAGTAGAAAACCCAAATTATGCCTTAACAA gcCGTTTTCGTCAAATTGAAGTGCTTACTACTGTGGCCAATgcgttttcttctttatactccCAAGTCTCTGGGACTCCCCTGCAGAGAATTGGAAGTGTGTCCTCAGTGACCTCTAACAAGGAGACAGACTCACCTCCACCTTTAACTCGAAGCAACACTGCAAATCGTTTAATGAAAACACTATCAAAACTAAATTTGTGTGTTGATAaaacagagaaaggagagggtAGTAGTCCTTCCCCAACAGTTGAAAAAGGAAAGATTCTAAATGTTTCAGTGATTGAAGAAAGTGgcaataaaaatgatcaaaagtCTCAAAAAATTGTGAAGAAGAAAGATTCATCTTCTATGTTGGCTACAGTTAAAGAAGAAGTCTCAGGTAGTTCAGCAGCTGTTATGGAGAATGTTGATATCGATAGACTTTCTGATGAAGCAAATAGTAATTTTAACCAAGAAACTGCAAGTGAACAAAGTAAAGAAACTCAAAGTCAGAGTAAACTGGGTGAGGAATCTGTAATTATAGAATCTGATTTAGGTAATGATTTCAACATTTCCAGCCACAGTGAGCTGGAAAATAGCAATGAACTGAAAAACGTCCACATGTCCACACCTGAGAAAGAGCCATGTGCGCCGCCGACAATTGCATACATAAAAAACATGACAACTCAGCAGAAGGACTCCTTCGAGATGGAAGAG GTTCAAAGTACAGAGGGAGAAGTGCCGCATGTTCCAGCCACTCACCAGCTAGGTCTTACCAAGTCAAAAAGAG ATCATCTATTACGTACTGCAAGTCAGCATTCTGATAGCAGTGGTTTTGCTGAAGATTCAACAGATTGCCTATCCCTTAATCATCTTCAG GTTCACGAGTCCTTGCAAGCCATGGGGAGTAGTGCTGATAGTTGTGACAGTGAGACAACAGTCACATCATTTGGTGAAGACCTTGTCACACCAACAGCAGAAGACCAGCACTGTTTTAGTGAATCAGTGGAGGAGTCTCTCATCCCCCttcagaagggaagagagaagacagCAACAGTTGCTGACAAAAGCAAGTCAGATAGCCAGGATTTCCCTCCACGCGAGGCTGTTGAGAATACGGGAAATAAACAGTCCACCTGTAGTCCAGAGGATCCTGTTACTGAAATTACTGAAATGAAAGAGGATTTGTCTCCAGCACAGACGGTAGAGCTACTGAGGGAAGGAAGTGCTGAAAGTGATGGGGATAAAAGCAGTGAATGTGAATTTACTCAATATACCACACATCATATTCTGAAATCTTTGGCGTCTATTGAAGCTAAATGTATTGATACGAGCTCTGAAAATGCAACTGGGCCTCCCTCTTCTGTGGACAGAGTTAATACAGCTTTGCAAAGAGCTCAAATGAAGGTTTGCAGTCTGTCTAATCAAAGAATAGGGCGTAGCCTGATAAAATCGAAAGATCTGTTAAAACAAAGGTACTTACTTGCAAAAGCTGGCTATCCTCTAAGAAGGTCTCAGTCTCTACCAACCACCTTGCTGAGCCCAGTAAGGGTTGTGTCCTCTGTCAATGTTAGGTTATCTCCAGGAAAAGAAACCAGATGCAGCCCACCTTCCTTCACCTATAAGTACACACCCGAAGAGGAACAGGAATTAGAAAAGGGGATGATGGAGCATGACAGTCAATCTTTAGTTAAATCCACCATTTTCATCTCTCCATCATCTGTGAAGAAAGAAGCAGCGTCCCAGAGTGAGGTGACCCAGTTGGAGGAATGCCATCACAGAAGGACTCCTACCTGTTCACAGTTCGTTCCAGCTCCCGTATCTCAGTCCACCTGCTCCCTTCACTCCGTCCCCTCTGAGTGGCAGGAAAGGCCCTTGTGTGAGCACACAAGAACTCTGAGCACTCACAGTGTTCCCAACATATCAGGGGCCACCTGCAGTGCCTTTGCATCCCCTTTTGGGTGTCCTTACTCACATAGACATGCTGTCTACCCTTACCGAGTGTGCTCTGTGAATCCTCCTTCCACCATAGAAATGCAGTTGCGAAGAGTATTGCATGATATTAGAAACTCACTGCAGAATCTTTCACAG TACCCTATGATGAGAGGACCTGATCTTGCTGCTGCTCCATACAGTGCTCAGAAATCATCTGTTCTACCTCTTTATGAA AATACTTTTCAGGAGCTCCAGGTAATGAGGCGGAACCTGAACTTGTTTAGAACACAAATGATGGATTTAGAGTTGGCAATGCTGCGTCAGCAGACCATGGTTTATCATCATATGACTGAGGAAGAAAG ATTTGAAGTGGATCAGCTCCAGGGTTTGAGAAATTCGGTGCGCATGGAACTTCAGGAGCTGGAGCTGCAGCTGGAGGAGCGCCTGCTGGGCCTGGAGGAGCAGCTGCGTGCCGTGTGTGTGCCTTCGCCCTTCCGCTCCTGCGCGCTCACG GGAATGTGTGGCAGTAGGAGCGCTGATAACTTGTCATGCCCTTCTCCATTGAATGTAATGGAACCA GTCACTGAACTGATGCAGGAGCAGTCATACCTGAAGTCTGAATTAGGCCTGGGACTTGGAGAAATGGGATTTGAGGTTCCTCCTGGAGAAAGCTCAGAATCTGTTTTTTCCCAAGCGACATCAGAGTCGTCTTCTGTATGTTCTGGCCCCTCTCATGCTAACAGAAGAATTGGAGTGCCTTCTAGTGCCTCAGTGAACAAACCGAAAACCCAGTCAGTGGCAAGGAAGAAAGTATTCCGAGCATCGGTGGCCCTAACGCCAACTGCCCCTTCTAGAACAGGCTCTGTGCAGACACCTCCAGATTTGGAAAGTCCTGAGGAAGTTGAAGCAGCTGAAGAAATCCCAGAAGTCACAGGACCTAAATCTGAAGTGGAAGAAGGACATGGAAAACTCCCAGTAATGCCAGCTGCTGAGGAAATGCATAAAAGTGTAGAGCAAGATGAGTTGCAGCAAGTTATTCGGGAG